The genomic DNA GCCTTGACCTGCTGAGCGGCGGCCGGTTCGAGCTGGCGCTCGGCGCCGGCGGGTTCTGGGACGCCATCGCCGCGCTCGGCGGGCCGCGGCGCTCGCCAGGCGAGGCCGTCGAGGCGCTGGACGAGGGGATCCGGATCATCCGCGACACCTGGGACACCGACACCCGCGGCGGGATCCGCTTCGACGGCCGGCATTACCAGGTGCAGGGCGCCAAGCGCGGGCCGCGGCCGGCGCACGACATGCAGATCTGGCTCGGCGCGTACAAGCCGCGGATGCTGCGCCTCGTGGGCCGCGCGGCGGACGGGTGGCTGCCGTCGCTGCCGTACTTGGACTCGCCGGCCGCGCTCGCCGACGGCAACGCCGTGATCGACGAGGCGGCGGTGGCGGCGGGGCGGACGCCCGGGGACGTGCGGCGGCTGCTCAACCTCGGGGAGGAGCACCCGGCCGATCAGCTCGCGGAGTTCGCGCTGACGTACGGCACGGGCACGTTCCTGATCATGACCAGCGACCCGCGGGAGATCGAGCACTTCCTCCGCGAGGTCGCGCCGGTCGTACGCGAACTCGTGGCCGAGTCCCGTGGCAGCGGGGCCTGAGCCGGTGTCCGACGAGCGGGCGGGGGCCCGGGTGCCGGCGCAGCGGGGTGGCGTCGGTCCGTACCGTACGAAGGAACGAGAGCACCGCTCTATTTCGAGAGCAACGCTCTGGAACGAGAGCACCCGTCCCACCGTGCCGGGGGCGCGCACCCCTCGCCCCGGCGAGGACGTCTCCGCCGGCCACCACCTCGTCGAGGTACACGACCACCTGCGCGACGAGCTGGCCCGGCTGCGCGAGCTGGTCGTCCAGGTGGCCGACGGCGCCCTCACCGCCTCCGCCGCCCGCTCGCACATAGCGACGATGACCCTGCGGCAGAACAACTGGTCCCTCGGCGCCCACTGCGCCGCGTACTGCCGGTTCGCCACGCTCCACCACACCACCGAGGACCGGCAGTTGTTCCCGGAGCTGCGCCGGTTCGACCCGCGGCTGGCGCCCGTGCTCGACCGGCTCTCGGAGGAGCACCTCGTCATCCACGACGTCCTGGAGCGCGTCGACCGCGCGCTGGTCGCCTTCGTCGCCGGCCCGGAGGGGGCGGCGGAGCTGCGCGGCGCAGTCGACCTGCTCGCGGAGGCGCTGCTGTCGCACCTGTCGTACGAGGAGGACGAGCTGGTGGCGCCGCTGGGCCGGTTCATGGGCGGCGGCTGACCCGGGCTCCGCTCCCCCGCCGGCAGGACGAGCCCCGTGGCGTCCGCCCCCCGGCGTCCGTCGCGGGGCGGATGTCAGCGGGGTGGGTGACGATGGGGGCATGCTGTTCGCCGACCTCGCCCGTACCTCGCGGGAGATCACCGCCACCCGGGCCCGCTCGGAGAAGACCGCGCTGCTCGCCGCGCTGTTCCGCGAGGCCGAGCCCGCCGACGCACCCCTCGTGGTCACGTATCTGGCGGGGCGGCTGCCGCAGCGCAGGACCGGCGTGGGCTGGCGCGCGCTCAAGGACGCGCCCGCCGCCGCCCGGCAGCCGCGACTGACCGTGCGCGAGGTGCACGATGCGTTCGACGCCATCGCCGCCGTCTCCGGCAAGGGCGCCCAGGCCGAGCGGCGCCGGCTGGTGCACGGGCTGCTGGGCGCCGCCACGACGGAGGAGCAGCGCTTCCTCGCCGGGCTGATCGGCGGCGAGCTGCGGCAGGGCGCGCTGGACGCGCTCGCGGTCGAGGGCCTGGCGGCCGCGGTGGACGCCGACCCGGCGCGGGTGCGGCGCGCGGTGATGCTCGCCGGTTCGGTGGGCACGGTCGCCGAGGCGGTGCTCGCCCGCGGCCCGGAGGCGCTGGCGGACTTCAAGCTGTCGGTCGGCAGCCCCGTACAGCCGATGCTCGCGCAGTCCGCGAAGGACGTGGACGAGGCGATCGACCGGCTCGGGCCGTGCGCCGTGGAGGAGAAGCTCGACGGCATCCGGGTGCAGGTGCACCGGGACGGCGACGACGTACGGATCTACACCCGCACGCTCGACGAGATCACCGCCCGGCTCCCCGAGGTCGTCGCCGCCGCCCACGAGCTGACCGCGGCCGACGCCGTGCTCGACGGCGAGGTGATCGCCCTGGGGGACGGCGGGGACCCGCGGCCGTTCCAGGAGGTCGCCGGCCGCGTCGGCTCCCGGGTCGACGTGGAGGGGGCGCAGCAGACGCTGCCGGTGTATCCGGTCTTCTTCGATCTCCTCGCCGTCGACGGCCGCGACCTGCTGACCGCGCCGATGCGCGACCGCCACGCCGAGCTGGCCCAGATCACCCCGGAGCCGCGCCGGGTGCGCCGGGTGGAGGTGTCCGACCCCGAGGACGCGACGCAGCGGGCGGCGGCCCGGGAGTTCGCCGCGGCGACGCTGGACCGGGGCCACGAGGGCGTCGTCGTCAAGGCGCTGGACTCGGAGTACAGCGCGGGCCGCCGCGGCGCGGCCTGGCTGAAGGTGAAGCCGGTGCACACGCTGGACCTGGTGGTGCTCGGGGCGGAGTGGGGCCACGGGCGGCGTACGGGCACGCTGTCGAACCTGCACCTCGGCGCGCGGCGCGAGGACGGCTCGTTCGCGATGCTCGGCAAGACGTTCAAGGGGATGACGGACGCGCTGCTGGCGTGGCAGACGGAGCGGCTGCAGGAGCTGGCGGTGGCGCAGAAGGACTGGGGGGTGGTGGTGCTGCCCGAGTTGGTGGTGGAGGTCGCGTTCGACGGGGTGCAGCGCTCGCCGCGCTATCCGGAGGGGGTGACGCTGCGGTTCGCGCGGGTGGTGCGGTACCGGGACGACAAGACGGCGGCGGAGGCGGACACGGTGGCCTCCGTCCTGGAGATGCTGCGATGAGAGCGGCCGGCTGAGGGACCCTCCCGTGCCGTACGGGCCCGGGGGTCGCGGGCCGTCGCCGCCACGGCACTTCGTCCGCTACGGGCCCGGCGCCCCCGCCGCACACGACCGCCCCGCCGCGCACGGGACGCCCGGCCGCACACGGCGCCCGCCCCGCGCCGGGCGTTGACGCGGGGCGGGCCTTTCGGAGCCGGCCGGTGGGCGGGACCAGGGGCAGCGGCCCGCGCGACCGCCGACCCCGGCCCCGTACCGGAACCGGGAGATCCCGGCTCCGGCGTGCCCCGGCCACACGCGCCGGGCCGCAGCAGCACCGGCGCGCGTCCCCTGCCCGGGGCGGTTCGCGGTCAGTAGTGGATGCGTGCCCCTACCGCCCGGTGGTCGGAGTAGTCCATGTCCTGGTTGTCGCTGCCGGTCAGCTCCAGGTCGGCCGCGTCGCCCTCGTCGAAGGTCGGCACGACCGGGTGGCTCGTGCGCGGCGGCGCGCCGCCCGGGTTGCGGGCGAGGAGGAAGTCGATGCGGCGCGGCGTCGTCGTGTGCAGCGTCCACTTGTCGGCCAGGCAGTCCGGGATGGAGCCGCCCGCGTCGGCGCAGCCGGCGTAGACGGCGTCACGGAAGCGGTGGGCGCCGCCGATGTCGCCGTTGGTGGCCTTGTACCAGGTGGTCCAGTTGTCCTGGCCGTTGGTGGTGCTGGCGGAGTGGTTGGCGTCGCCGCCGGCGACGAAGAGGTCGGCGACGCCGTAGCCGTCCTCGGTCAGCTCGTTGCTCAGCTCCGCGGCGTTGGAGACGTTGCAGTAGGTGCCGCCGTACGACTGCTGCGGCCAGTGGAAGGAGGCCGCGGTGACGGTCCTGCCTGAACGCTTGTCGAGGAGCAGGGCCTTGACGCCCTTGGTCCGCGGCTGGTCGTTGTTCTCGCAGTTCGTCGAGCCGAGAGGGGTCTCGCGCTGCGCCTGCCACCGGTTGTCAGGGGAGGCGGACGTCTGCAGCGAGAGCCGGTCGGTGCGCCAGATGATGCCGTTGGTCTGCTGCTTCTTCCCGGTGCAGCCGTTGTCGCGCGACGCGGGGGCGTCCTCCGCGAGGACGCCGGCGTAGCTCTCGCCGAAGTGCTCCTTCATCCGCGTCAGCAGCAGGTCGAGCTGCTCGCGGTTGCTGATCTGCTGTACGAGGTAGATGTCCGGCCGGTACTCCTGGAGCCGCATGTAGTACATGAGGTCGTGCCAGTCGCCGGGGCAGGACTCCGTCGTGGTCGGCAGGTTCTCCACGTTGGCGTCGTAGACCTGGAGGAACGACGGGTCGTTGTTCGGCACCGCCTCGGCGGCCGCCACCGTGCCCGTACCCGCGGTGTCCGCGGGCCCCGAGGCGGGCGCCGGCGACGCCAGGACGAAGGGCGCCGCCAGCGCGGCGGCGCCCAGAAGCGTTCGGTACTGCCACGAGTTCATCTGCTGTCCCCCTGTGTTCCGGTCGGTCACGGCAGGATCGCCCGGCGCGGCGGGCCCGGGCCCGGGATTGCACCAGAACGCAAACAAGCGGGACGTCCCGGCACGCGCCGGACGGCCGGCGGCGGGGTTGCCATCGGGTGTTCCCCACCGGTAAAGATCCACGTGGCTACCGCCTCGCCCGGACCGGTCACACCTTCGGTATGCGTCTCGCCCTCGTCTCCGAGTCCTTCCCGCCCGACGTCAACGGCGTCGCCCACTGCGCTCTGCAGACCGCCCGGCACCTGGTGCGCCGGGGCCACGACCCGCTCGTGATCGCGCCGGAGGCACCCGCCGCCGCCGACGCGCCGTCGTGGGGTACGGACCTGGACGTCCCCTGCCCTGTCGTACGCATCCCCTCCGTCCCCCTGCCCGGCTACCGCCAGGTCCGCGTCGCCCTCCCCACCCGGCGGCTCACCCCCGTGCTCGCCGAGCACGGCACCGAACTCGTCCATCTCGCCGCCCCCTTCGTCCTCGGCGCCCGCGGCATGTCCGCCGCCGCCCGTCTGGGCCTCCCCACCGTCGCCGTGTACCAGACCGACCTGGCCACGTACGCCCGCACCTATCTGGGCGCCGGCACCGCGCTGACCTGGCGCCGGCTGCGCGCCGTGCACCGCCGGGCGGACCGCACCCTCGCCCCGTCCCTCGCCGCGGCCTCGGACCTCGCCGAGCACGGCATCCCGCGGGTACGCCTCTGGGCCCGCGGCGTCGACGCACAGCGCTTCCAGCCCGGCCACCGCGACGAGGCGCTGCGCCGCGAACTCGCACCGAACGGCGAACTGCTCGCCGGCTACGTGGGCCGGCTGGCGCCGGAGAAACACGTCGCCCTGCTGCGCGAGGTGTGCGCGGAGGCCGGGATACGGGTCGTCGTCACCGGCGACGGACCCAGCGAGGGCGCGCTGCGCGCCGCGCTGCCGGGCGCGCACTTCACCGGCCGGCTCACCGGTGCCGGGCTGGCTCGGCTGTTCGCCTCGCTCGACGTCTTCGTGCACACGGGACCGTACGAGACCTTCTGCCAGACGGTGCAGGAGGCGATGGCCAGCGGCGTTCCGGTCGTCGCCCCGGCGTCCGGCGGCCCGCTGGACCTGGTGGCGCACGAACGTACGGGCCTGCTGGTGCCCCCGCACGACGCGGAGGCGGTACGGGCCGCGGTGAACCGGCTCCGCGACCCGGCGCTGCGGACCCGCTACGGCGCCGCCGCCCGCTCGGCGGTGGAGCGGCGGAGCTGGGAGCGTATCGGCGACGAACTCCTGGAGCACTACAGCGAGGTCCTGACGGAGGCCGCCGCCGAAAAGGCAACCCCGCACGGGGCAAGGCACGTCAGCGACAGCCAGCGGAGATGGAAGCCCGACCGCCCGCCCCCCGTACGCACCCGCACCGCGCCTCCGGGCACCGCCACCCCGGCCACGCCGCCCACCGCCGCTTCCCCGCGCGCCGCCCGTCACTAGCACCGCGCCTCTGGAGAGCCCCTGTGGCGCTCCGGTCGGCACCAGGCCGGAGAGCCTGTCTACCGGTACCGCAAGCACGCCGGGGCCAGATGACCGCGCAGAACTCGTATCACCAGCTAGAGACGCGCGCACAGCAGTTCGCACATAGGTTCGACACCTACCTGGGCACAGCCTTCAACGCCCACCAGACGACCCTGTCGCCGGGCAGCCGCCGTTCGAAAACCGGGATGCGCACCCCGCCGCCGCCCCGAAAACGGTCCGCGATGCTGGGCCAGGTGACCGACAAACTCCGAACATCGACGCCCACTCCACCATCTGGAAGATCGCCGTCCACACCACCCGCAGGGCTAGGACGGCATCTGCGTCCATCTCGGCGGCGTACCACTCGGGTGAGGATCACCACGACGGGAGCGGCGCCGGCGCTTCTGGGTGAGCGGCCTTCAACTCGTCTGGGCTGTCGGCAACATGGGCACCGCCCTCAACCACGACGGGTGTCATGCGCGGCGTCATCGCCTCCTACTCCACTGGTGGCTCAGTTCGGTCGCTCCCCGGGGCCGGGCCCGTGGGCTGGCGGTGCGGCCGGGTGTGCATGTCTCCCACGGCAGGACCGGAGAGAACGGCACCGAGTGTTCCTCACCCACGCCCGGGCGGAAGGCACCGCCGTCGGCCGAAGGCCACGGTCCTCCTCGCCCTGCCGTGGCCGCCTTCGGCCTCGACACGGGCGACGAGTGGGCGGTACGGCCTCCTTCCGGCCATATTGCCGATACCGTGCGGTGTCTACGGCGTCAGATAGCGGGCGCCGAATAGCTGGAGGCACCACCTCATGCTGATCGCTCAACGCCCGTCTCTCACCGAAGAGGTCGTCGAGGAGTACCGCTCCCGGTTCGTCATCGAGCCGCTGGAGCCCGGCTTCGGCTACACCCTCGGCAACTCCCTGCGCCGTACGCTCCTCTCCTCGATCCCGGGTGCCGCAGTCACCAACATCCGGATCGACGGCGTTCTGCACGAGTTCACCACCGTGCCGGGCGTCAAGGAGGACGTCACCGACCTCATCCTCAACATCAAGCAGCTCGTCATCTCCTCCGAGCACGACGAGCCCGTCGTGATGTACCTGCGCAAGCAGGGCCCGGGTGTGGTGACCGCCGCGGACATCGCCCCGCCTGCCGGTGTGGAGGTGCACAACCCGGACCTGGTCCTGGCCACGCTCAACGGCAAGGGCAAGCTGGAGATGGAGCTGACCGTCGAGCGCGGCCGCGGCTACGTCTCCGCCGTGCAGAACAAGCAGGTCGGCCAGGAGATCGGCCGGATCCCGGTCGACTCCATCTACTCGCCGGTCCTCAAGGTCAGCTACAAGGTCGAGGCGACCCGTGTCGAGCAGCGCACGGACTTCGACAAGCTGATCGTCGACATCGAGTCCAAGTCGTGCATGCGTCCCCGTGACGCGGTGGCCTCCGCCGGTAAGACCCTGGTCGAGCTCTTCGGCCTGGCCCGCGAGCTGAACATCGACGCCGAGGGCATCGACATGGGCCCGTCCCCCACGGACGCCGCCCTGACAGAAGACCTGGCGCTGCCGATCGAGGAGCTGGAGCTCACGGTCCGCTCGTACAACTGCCTCAAGCGCGAGGGCATCCACTCGGTGGGCGAGCTGGTGGCCCGCTCCGAGGCGGACCTCCTCGACATCCGCAACTTCGGCGCCAAGTCGATCGACGAGGTCAAGGCGAAGCTGGCCGGCATGGGCCTGAGCTTCAGGGACAGCCCGCCCGGATTCGACCCCACCTCGGCCGCCGACACCTTCGGCGCCGACGACAACGCCGACGCCGACGCCGGCTTCGTCGAGACCGAACAGTACTAAGACACAGCATCGGGTCGTGCGGGAACCGGGGAGGGATGCCCCGGCCCCCGCACGGCCAGTCAGGCCACCGGTCGCGTTACGGCTGCTCAGATCCCTTGCCAGTCAAATCCGCTGATGTCGCGGCGAGCTGGTGGTCGATCTCGATGAGGTAGGGGGCGATGAAGCCGTGGTAGTCCGCCTTACGCTCGGCCGGCAGGCCCTTCCAGCCGGTGATGCGGTCGCGGCAGCGCGGTGTGCCGCACTGGCAATGGGCGGCGAAGTGATTGACGGAGTAGTTCCGCATAGCGTAGTCGAAAGTTATCTCCTGGCCTGCTGTGATGGACCATCGGGCGATGAGGTCATGGGCGCCGCTGGCATTAAGATGGATTCCGCAGTTCGGCTCGCAGGAATGGTTCACCTTGGGGACAAGCCCGCCGTGCAGCACGAACCGCTTCTCGTCGATCTGTGAGGCGTGGGAGTGGTTTTGGTCCAGCTCGCGGTCGATGACACCGACCATCACTGTCTCGCCGAGCTGGAAGGACCGGGTGGCGAACACGCCTTCCCCTTTGGCGTCCGTTCGCTGGAGCTCGTAGCCGTCGTTCACGCTGCCTGCTCTCTGAGGAGGATCAGCCCGCCCGCTGGTGATCAAGCGCGGGTACGACAAATCGACGCGCCGCCGAGGAACTCCTCGGCCGCGGTGCACTAATCCTTACACCACATCCCATCGGGCCTGGCCCCTTTCAAGACCGGGGGCGATCACCGCCGAAACGGATCAGTCACCGCCAGCCCACTGAGGTTTTCTCAGTGAATGGTCTCCGTGAAGCGGGCTGATCGGTGCATGTCCGGGTGGACCGGCCCGGGCGGCCCCGGCTCTGGACAGACGTAAAGCCCCTGGTAGGACAGGTCTCACCACAAGATCATGTCCGTACCACCAGAGGCTTCACGTTGGTCACCTCTGTTGCCGCGCCCGACGTCCCGCGCCACGTCGTGGACTACCCGTCCCGCCTGCTCGCAGCACACCGACGGCGCATCGGCACCCCGCGCGGCACCCGCATGTTCAACGCCCTGATCCGGCACGTGCGAGCCCTCGGCGAACGCACCGCCGCCGAACTCAAGCAGCGATGGCGCACCCTTCAGCACGTCACGCTCAGCCCCAGCCGGATCGGTGACATCGCCCGAGCAGCCCCCACCCTCAACGAATCTGGAAATGATCACCGTTGAGAAAACCTCAGTCACCCGTCCCGCCCGCCCCACGGGACGTAAGCTGCCACTTCTTGGACACGTGATACGGGGCAGAACATGCAACTGGGGGACAACGGGGCGGAAGGGCCCGGGCGGATACTCGCCGGGCGCTACCGGGTGGTGACGCAGCTCGGACGCGGGGGCATGGGCACCGTG from Streptomyces sp. CMB-StM0423 includes the following:
- a CDS encoding LLM class flavin-dependent oxidoreductase, with the protein product MPDYGHDLRFGINLIPASQAPEATVALAQLSERAGADLVTFQDHPYQPAFLDTWTLLSYVAARTDSVTLSGNVHPLPLRPPALLARSAASLDLLSGGRFELALGAGGFWDAIAALGGPRRSPGEAVEALDEGIRIIRDTWDTDTRGGIRFDGRHYQVQGAKRGPRPAHDMQIWLGAYKPRMLRLVGRAADGWLPSLPYLDSPAALADGNAVIDEAAVAAGRTPGDVRRLLNLGEEHPADQLAEFALTYGTGTFLIMTSDPREIEHFLREVAPVVRELVAESRGSGA
- a CDS encoding hemerythrin domain-containing protein encodes the protein MPGARTPRPGEDVSAGHHLVEVHDHLRDELARLRELVVQVADGALTASAARSHIATMTLRQNNWSLGAHCAAYCRFATLHHTTEDRQLFPELRRFDPRLAPVLDRLSEEHLVIHDVLERVDRALVAFVAGPEGAAELRGAVDLLAEALLSHLSYEEDELVAPLGRFMGGG
- a CDS encoding ATP-dependent DNA ligase, which translates into the protein MLFADLARTSREITATRARSEKTALLAALFREAEPADAPLVVTYLAGRLPQRRTGVGWRALKDAPAAARQPRLTVREVHDAFDAIAAVSGKGAQAERRRLVHGLLGAATTEEQRFLAGLIGGELRQGALDALAVEGLAAAVDADPARVRRAVMLAGSVGTVAEAVLARGPEALADFKLSVGSPVQPMLAQSAKDVDEAIDRLGPCAVEEKLDGIRVQVHRDGDDVRIYTRTLDEITARLPEVVAAAHELTAADAVLDGEVIALGDGGDPRPFQEVAGRVGSRVDVEGAQQTLPVYPVFFDLLAVDGRDLLTAPMRDRHAELAQITPEPRRVRRVEVSDPEDATQRAAAREFAAATLDRGHEGVVVKALDSEYSAGRRGAAWLKVKPVHTLDLVVLGAEWGHGRRTGTLSNLHLGARREDGSFAMLGKTFKGMTDALLAWQTERLQELAVAQKDWGVVVLPELVVEVAFDGVQRSPRYPEGVTLRFARVVRYRDDKTAAEADTVASVLEMLR
- a CDS encoding glycosyltransferase family 4 protein codes for the protein MRLALVSESFPPDVNGVAHCALQTARHLVRRGHDPLVIAPEAPAAADAPSWGTDLDVPCPVVRIPSVPLPGYRQVRVALPTRRLTPVLAEHGTELVHLAAPFVLGARGMSAAARLGLPTVAVYQTDLATYARTYLGAGTALTWRRLRAVHRRADRTLAPSLAAASDLAEHGIPRVRLWARGVDAQRFQPGHRDEALRRELAPNGELLAGYVGRLAPEKHVALLREVCAEAGIRVVVTGDGPSEGALRAALPGAHFTGRLTGAGLARLFASLDVFVHTGPYETFCQTVQEAMASGVPVVAPASGGPLDLVAHERTGLLVPPHDAEAVRAAVNRLRDPALRTRYGAAARSAVERRSWERIGDELLEHYSEVLTEAAAEKATPHGARHVSDSQRRWKPDRPPPVRTRTAPPGTATPATPPTAASPRAARH
- a CDS encoding DNA-directed RNA polymerase subunit alpha, whose protein sequence is MLIAQRPSLTEEVVEEYRSRFVIEPLEPGFGYTLGNSLRRTLLSSIPGAAVTNIRIDGVLHEFTTVPGVKEDVTDLILNIKQLVISSEHDEPVVMYLRKQGPGVVTAADIAPPAGVEVHNPDLVLATLNGKGKLEMELTVERGRGYVSAVQNKQVGQEIGRIPVDSIYSPVLKVSYKVEATRVEQRTDFDKLIVDIESKSCMRPRDAVASAGKTLVELFGLARELNIDAEGIDMGPSPTDAALTEDLALPIEELELTVRSYNCLKREGIHSVGELVARSEADLLDIRNFGAKSIDEVKAKLAGMGLSFRDSPPGFDPTSAADTFGADDNADADAGFVETEQY
- a CDS encoding SET domain-containing protein-lysine N-methyltransferase, encoding MNDGYELQRTDAKGEGVFATRSFQLGETVMVGVIDRELDQNHSHASQIDEKRFVLHGGLVPKVNHSCEPNCGIHLNASGAHDLIARWSITAGQEITFDYAMRNYSVNHFAAHCQCGTPRCRDRITGWKGLPAERKADYHGFIAPYLIEIDHQLAATSADLTGKGSEQP